Below is a genomic region from Zonotrichia leucophrys gambelii isolate GWCS_2022_RI chromosome 1A, RI_Zleu_2.0, whole genome shotgun sequence.
GTCTGGACAGAACAAAGATCCctgttcctttttcctttcctccttagTAAGAAAGGAGACTTCCACTGAATAATCACTGAATAAAACTGTAGTCAGATTTTGAACCCTGTCAGCTTGTCTTCTGTAAGGAAGGAACTACAGGATActttccaaaaaaaggaaacatgttTTAAGGTAAATATTGAAAGGACAGGTTTCCACCTTTCAGCTGCTGAAGCTCACCAATGAATCAAGGACTTTGCCTTAGGTATTGCTGCCTTTGCTTTAACATTTTTGCTGCAGTGCCTATGAAGGGCATGGAGCAGTGTATTTAAAACAAGTTGAAGGATTTACTTTTGCTCCTGAAAGCATCTGCTGAGTTCTAAATATTAATTGCTTTTCTCATTCCCTTCAGATTAAAGCCATTATGCAGGTCATACAGGAGAATCATGGAACCCAGGTACAAGCCCTTAGGAACCCTGAAGAGACCCCACAAGAGAGAATTATCTGATACAGGTAaaggttctgctgctgctactgCACCTTAAATGGAAGTCTGAGACCAAGCAGAGGTGCCAAAAGCTTTGGTGTTCACCACAGTCTGTGTGTTCAAAGCAACAGCTGGAAAGGAGAAATAGAAATTATGTGAACTTGGGTCTTAGGAGGATGAGAGAGCACTAACTGTGTGCAAACACACTTGTTTGCAGTCTTAAAATGTACTGCATGCTCACCAGCCCTGTAAGTTTTTGGATGGAGTTTGTTCCCTCAGTCCCAGACCAGCCCTAGGAAAGCTTGTTCTGTCTCTGTCAGGCACTGTGCTAGACAAGGCAAACACTGCCAATATCATCCTGCAAAATCTCCAGCTGgaataaagaatattttccacAATTTATGctaaatgaatttttattaaaactttgcTCTCAATAAGATTTTAGCAGAGATGTGAACTTGTTTTAgtgattttctgtttgtttcttgcCAGATGAAGATGATCTCTTTGattcagaattaatttctgcAAGGCCTAAGATTCCAAAACAGCGGAGAGGAGAGAGCAGGCCCTCCAGCACAGGACAGGCTGAAAACTCTGAAGGAAACATTAATGAGAGCACAGAAAGTTACAGAGGGACCACAACTTACACCTCCCTCAAGGTAGACTTTGTGGACTGTGAAGAATcaaatgatgatgatgatgatgatgaagaacctgaaaaaaatacagttcaaTTTCTTTCCCATGAGCCAGATGCCACTTCCACAGCCAATTTCAATGGAGTAACTAGTGACCAGCAGGACTCTAATGCCAGTGTCCCTTGCTGGGATGAATTTTTTACAGGTAATAAACTAGAGGAGAGCTCTGAAAATGAGGACAACCTCCCATCTTCAGCAGATGCTGGTGGGTCCCAGTCACTCTTCAGTGATTCAGATGGAGTAAGTGACTCAACACACATCTCCTCCCAAAATTCTTCTCAGTCAACACACATCTCAGAGCaggggagccagggctgggacagccagaTGGACACAGTGCTCATCAGCTCCCAGGAGAGAAGTgccctggagctgagcacaggtgggagcagagcagtggtgcctgtgctgcaggagagtCCCAGGGACACTCagctggacagcagcagggggCAGCCACCAGGTCAGGACAGACCTTGTGCCCACGAtggtgcctgtggctggaggagcAAAGGCTGTGAGAAAGCTGCAGAAGATGTCACTGCCCACGTTCAGGATGTGCTGGCAGAAATAAGTGACAGCTCCAGGACTCCTGACCTGAGGGACTCCCAGAGCTCCTCTGACTTTGAAATTCCCTTGACTCCTGGTGCTGAAGCACCTCAGCCAGATAAACTGCACCATTTATACAAGAAGCTTGCAGCAGGTGAAAACATAATCAGTGAGAAAAAAGTCTCCTGAGAGCAGGTATAACTGATTACCTTGTGGTAATACCCAGCATGTCTATTAAtacctgaattatttttctatttcctgcTGGTTACTGTCTGCAGCTATGCTGAGTCATGCTTAATTCAGAAGTATCTTACTGTCAGAACCAGGAATTTGCAGCCTTTGTACCTTTACTGTTCCTTCTATGAAAtactgaaaaggaaatattccCAGGAGGGACAGTAAAAGCCTTCTACCTCCCAAGGCTCAATTCTCCAGGACTGTAAGTAGATAAAAAATGGACCAGACAAAACTAAAGGTAAGACACTAAATGAAATTTAGTGTTTATTATGAGCTCTAAGAGTTTGCCTTTGTTATGTGATCTcaggttttaataaaatattgacTGTGGGGAGGAAGACCTAAGAATGACTATGCAAACAAGGCAGTTGTAATTTGGCTTTAATCCCTATTACCATTGTTTATCATTATTATAACAATTTAATCAGTACACactgcagttatttttaaaaataactgcagaACAGATTAGAGAATTACTGAGGTTGTGAGGgggttttaatttgttttaaaccaAATTGTTCATTTCAAAAAGTCTTTCTTGACACTGAGCTTTAACTCCTGAGTTAGGTACTGCAGAGTGCTGTCTATGCTTCACCTCCAACTGCAAACAACTTGTCATCACTTCCTCTGTGTTCTGGTTTGTTCTGAATTTCTTCAGAAGAATTTAAAATCCTGTGGTTTCAAGTtaccagccctgtcctgctctggcaGGTAACTCAGCCACAGAAGGTGACCTGGTGTCCCACACAGGCTCTTGTACTACAAAACTTCACCTCCTCTGCAACACTCTGTAGACTTCACTGTTTTAAATCAAGACAATACATTTTCCATGCCCATGTGCCATCATAACTGCCAAAATTCTTAGCTTCtaacataaaaatgtaattcaGGTTTTTCATAGAGTGCCTACAAAATATCTAAACCACAGAAGTCATTTAAAAATCCCTGAGGTTTTCCATCAATGTTCTTAAGTCCCAAAGAATTAAACATAATTTAGCACAACACCCCTCCCCTCTGAGTGTGCCTTCAGTTGTTGTGCCATGTTTAGTGACATGTGAATGTTAAACCAACCAGCATTCTGCCACAGGGACCAGAGGCAGGAGGAACAAAGCACTGCCATAATCTGTGTATGATTCTAAGGATATTAAAGAGCCAGTATTTCTCCACTGTTACTTTCCTGCTGTTTGTGGGATTTGTTAACCTAAATTCCAAATGTGTTCTAccaactttggggtttttttagcaaGCCTTAGTGAGTGGAACTGCTGTTGGAACTACCTCTGTGAATAAAATCAGACAAAACAGAACCTCTTGTGTTGGTTCATTTAATATTTGGAAACTGTGCATGTAAGTTCAAGGCTGCCTTTAACAGAATGCTCAAATATAGAGGAATCCAGTCTGTTCAGGCAAGTGTTAATTTATAGCAGTTCTCACCAGCCCTAAACTGAAAACACATCCCTTCCTCCTGGTCCCTCTGCTGGAATCCTTACACTCCTAGAAAATTTGGGTACAAGCCAGGAATTATGAGGTTGCAATCTTAAAACAAATGCTACAACTAATTTTCACAGgctagtttttttaaaaatgacaacaacaagagaaaaactaaatttaatttattttatcaaaaaCTATAGGAAGACAGCAATACTAGAGATGACAcagtatgaaaagaaaatgttcctgAGCTTACAAACTGCATATTCTAATACAGTTCCTAaaacatacattaaaaaataatcaaaagatTGACTTAACTTGGAGATTAAATAAATAGACAATAGCTTTTCTTACAGGTGATCTTGCAGCTTTAGTTTTGCTACAAAAAATAGAACCAACAAAAAAAGACCAGCTGGAGGGCAGGGCAGAAGTGCACACACACGACTGAATTGGTGACCATGACGATGCCAAAGGaccacaaagcaaaacaaaggcaGAAGCTGGGCTGGTTTAGCTTCCCTATGAAATTGAAAACAGCTATTTCTCCATTTCCAATTTGGCAATTTTCTGCCAAACTCATAAAAACAGTAAAAGGAGTTTTAAAAGTGACACAATGTCCCATTAAGGTAATTCATTAACTGCAATCCAAATACACTGtgaatacataaatataaaatactgtTCAAGGCTCTTCTGTTGGAAACTGGATCCATGGGTTTCcttcaaataaatacaaaatactgCTACCTCCCAGAACACAAATGAACAGTTCTTTATTTATGGCAGAAGATAACACATGTATCCTTGACAAACAGCAGCGTTATTCCAGTGCTGGTGATAACATTCTGTGCCTCTGGAAAAGGCAGTACCGCACTCCAGTACAACTGCCACAGCTGTTACCTTCTAAAATGCATCTCTTTGCAATATTTAAATCAGACTGGGCATGGGGGAGACAGAGCCTGGGCCTGCCCCGTGCCCGCGGCACAGGcggggctggaggagggaatGCACGCCCTGCGCAGCCtccaccctgcagggacagcgcGGGTTAAGGGCTGGAGCCTGCACATTCCATCCCATGGAACGCACTGCTCATCTGAGCGACATGCAAGGGAAAGCGCTAACGACTCCAAACGATGCAAGATCATCTGCAGTTTGCTGACGTTAAAGCTCCACATTCCACTTAAAactttaaattgaaaataaaaattcattagAGATATGGCATGATAAAAACTGACGAGATTCAGCATTTATCATCTGGATACAGGTTAGCCTGATCACATCAAATACTTTTAAATCTAAGCAAACTTCCTCCTATTCATTAAGCAATATAAAGTCTCTATTTCAACGTGTATCTCTGTATTGTAGATTACAAAActcacacagcatttccagcagcccATGCTCTTCACCAAAAGTGTAAAACTGATTTTGGCTAGTAGCATATAAAATATCATTTGCTACCAAAGAGCCAGATCTTCAGTACAAATGCAACTGTGCTTCTTAAGAAACAACCTTGAAATGTTCCTTTTGAAGTGCTGACAATTAACATGAAATTT
It encodes:
- the DCLRE1C gene encoding LOW QUALITY PROTEIN: protein artemis (The sequence of the model RefSeq protein was modified relative to this genomic sequence to represent the inferred CDS: deleted 1 base in 1 codon), which gives rise to MSRFGGRTREYPALSIDRFDHDNLRARAFFLSHCHKDHMMGLRATALKRRLEGSLKVKLYCSPVTKELLLTNWKYKFWENHIVALEVETPTQITLEDETSGEKEDVVVTLLPAGHCPGSVMFLFEGENGTVLYTGDFRLAKGEAARMELLHSGTRVKDIQSVYLDTTFCDPKFYHIPSREECLNGILELVRSWTSLSRNHVVWLNCKAAYGYEYLFINLSEELGIKVHTNKLDMFRNMPEILCHVTTDQRTQIHACRHPRDDDCFRGNRLPCGMTCLNGTPLHVISIKPSTMWFGERKKKTNVIVRTGERTYRACFSFHSSYSEIKDFLSYICPVNVYPNVLPVGGTEDKVMEILKPLCRSYRRIMEPRYKPLGTLKRPHKRELSDTDEDDLFDSELISARPKIPKQRRGESRPSSTGQAENSEGNINESTESYRGTTTYTSLKVDFVDCEESNDDDDDDEEPEKNTVQFLSHEPDATSTANFNGVTSDQQDSNASVPCWDEFFTGNKLEESSENEDNLPSSADAGGSQSLFSDSDGVSDSTHISSQNSSQSTHISEQGSQGWDSQMDTVLISSQERSALELSTGGSRAVVPVLQESPRDTQLDSSRGQPPGQDRPCAHDGACGWRSKGCEKAAEDVTAHVQDVLAEISDSSRTPDLRDSQSSSDFEIPLTPGAEAPQPDKLHHLYKKLAAGENISVRKKSPESRYN